The following proteins come from a genomic window of Enterococcus gilvus ATCC BAA-350:
- a CDS encoding DUF5131 family protein: MAFWNPWRGCRYCFIHEGDKKRAVDTSKIEKSAQFDAPIKKTKNGYKMKGGQKVYVCFSSDFLIEEADAWRRECWQMIKERSDLQFIFLTKRIERFLSVVPEDWGDGYENVTIGVSVENQARADQRLALLQKLPIKHKNIICQPLIEEVTIQKYLDDIELVMAGGEYHREARPLAYEWVLKLREEAVMRGIPFEFRQCGTHFIKDGRSYQLNYRQLFSQAKKAEINWYPDK, encoded by the coding sequence ATGGCATTTTGGAATCCTTGGCGAGGCTGTCGTTACTGCTTTATTCATGAAGGCGACAAAAAAAGAGCGGTTGATACCAGTAAAATCGAAAAGTCCGCGCAATTTGATGCACCAATCAAAAAAACGAAAAATGGGTACAAAATGAAGGGCGGTCAAAAGGTCTACGTATGTTTTTCCAGCGACTTTCTAATAGAAGAAGCCGACGCTTGGAGGAGAGAATGCTGGCAGATGATCAAAGAACGATCAGATTTGCAGTTTATTTTTTTGACAAAACGCATCGAGCGCTTTTTATCTGTTGTGCCGGAGGATTGGGGTGACGGGTATGAGAATGTCACCATCGGGGTTTCTGTGGAGAATCAAGCGCGGGCAGATCAGCGATTGGCGCTTTTACAAAAGCTTCCTATCAAACACAAGAATATTATTTGTCAGCCGTTGATCGAAGAGGTGACGATTCAGAAGTATCTAGACGATATAGAATTAGTGATGGCAGGCGGCGAATACCATCGCGAGGCGCGACCACTAGCGTATGAATGGGTATTGAAGCTGCGGGAAGAAGCAGTAATGAGGGGGATTCCCTTCGAGTTTCGTCAATGCGGCACGCATTTTATAAAGGACGGGCGATCGTATCAACTGAATTATCGGCAATTATTTTCTCAAGCGAAAAAAGCAGAAATCAACTGGTATCCAGATAAGTAG
- a CDS encoding DUF4177 domain-containing protein, whose protein sequence is MYEYKSEVLYTKTKWTTDKAEDSDLFELDNLINQRAQEGWELVTYSYMSTSLQLKGATLITFKKAR, encoded by the coding sequence ATGTACGAATACAAATCAGAAGTTTTATACACTAAAACCAAATGGACGACAGACAAAGCTGAAGACAGCGACCTTTTCGAATTGGATAACTTGATCAATCAACGAGCACAAGAAGGCTGGGAGCTTGTCACCTACTCCTACATGTCTACCTCGTTACAGCTCAAAGGCGCTACGTTGATCACCTTCAAAAAGGCACGATAA